The genomic stretch TTTGCTCGCTGCTGCCTGTCGAAAATGGATGAGTCTAATGACGTGCCGgaaaacagggtgtctttttacAAACTAAAGGCACTCTCAATATACAACAAAGCCGTTTCACTTCGAGAGACGATATTGAATGATGAAACCAACCCAATCAGTGAAGATGCGCTAAgtgttcatttaaaattcttggaaaaaatgTCCGACTCATTTAATGTTACTCATTCTAATTTAGAAGAGCTTGATGTAAGCGAAATTGGCAGCGACTTAAGCAACAATTTTGAGGATTTGGCGATGGAAATCGAAGTTCGTATTCGCTCAGCACTCCGCAGGACTACCCGGAACATGCCGCATCACTCAACGATACGACCCGAGCTCAACGTTACTGCCTCCGGAAATGTACGGTCACGATATCATATTCCTGACATTAAACTTCCCACTTTCCGTGGAGGTTATACTGAGTGGGCAGACTTTTACTCGATGTTTAGCACAGTAATAGTTCAGGAGCCCTTTCTATCAAAGATTGAGAAGTTCCAGCACCTGCGCTCATGTTTGGATGGACCTGCCCTGGAGGCTGTTCGCTCTTTGGAAGTATCGGAGAGCAATTATGATATTGCATTGGACATTTTAAACAATCGTTTCAATAATAAACGGTTaatctttcaggcacacgtcgctGAGATTCTGAGGCATGAGAAGGTTGAAGATGGGTCAACTACAAAGCTACGTACTTTATCGGACAAGCTTCATTCTCACATGAGAGCGCTTAGATCGATGGGTACCATGGAGGAAATAGCTGGATGCATCATCGTTCACTCCACATACAAGTATCTCGACTCTGATACCaggaccaaatgggaggagctgtCGCCCCCTAACGTCATACCAACATGGGACCatttttcggcttttttgGAGAGGAGATGTCAAGCCATGGAGACCATGGATCAAGCTATGTTGATTCAAATCCATAGCAGTCAGGttggaaaacataaacgaaTCACTCATTCAAAACACAGTCTTGTTGCTACAAATACAATCGTATTGGAATGCGTGTTCTGTGATAATAAagggcataacatttacagcTGCACTCGCTTTGGAAACCTTTCGCCATCTTTGCGTCTTAGAGAGGCAAGGAAGCTTAGAGTTTGCTTCAACTGTTTGAAGAAGGGACATCGGAATACCTCCTGCAGTTCAGGCTCTTGTCGCACATGCGGTGAAAAGCATCATACCCTTTTACATATCAACAATCCGCTGCCTACGTCAGTTAACACGGAACCTGCAAACGCTACTACGTCTCCTATTCAGACAGACTTATGCCCAGGCCCCAATCTTTCAAGTTCTCTTGTTGCTTCATCACCATGCTCGC from Drosophila pseudoobscura strain MV-25-SWS-2005 chromosome 4, UCI_Dpse_MV25, whole genome shotgun sequence encodes the following:
- the LOC117184123 gene encoding uncharacterized protein, coding for MDESNDVPENRVSFYKLKALSIYNKAVSLRETILNDETNPISEDALSVHLKFLEKMSDSFNVTHSNLEELDVSEIGSDLSNNFEDLAMEIEVRIRSALRRTTRNMPHHSTIRPELNVTASGNVRSRYHIPDIKLPTFRGGYTEWADFYSMFSTVIVQEPFLSKIEKFQHLRSCLDGPALEAVRSLEVSESNYDIALDILNNRFNNKRLIFQAHVAEILRHEKVEDGSTTKLRTLSDKLHSHMRALRSMGTMEEIAGCIIVHSTYKYLDSDTRTKWEELSPPNVIPTWDHFSAFLERRCQAMETMDQAMLIQIHSSQRTLQISMYSRPAIF